CGTCATCCCCCGCCTCGCCGGCCGGATGCGCCACCAGGGCCCCATCGCCGTCACCCTCGGCCTCTTCGGGTTCCTCGGGTACGCCGGCCTCTGGCTCGCCCCCGCCGCCGGGGCCTGGGCCTGGGCGCTCCTGCTCGGCGTCTCCAACTGTGCCTTCCCGCTGGTCATCACCATGATCGGGCTGCGGGCCAAGTCGCCGGCCGGGGTCGTCAAGCTCTCCGCCTTCGCCCAGAGCGCCGGCTACCTCATCTCCCTCCCCGGCCCGCTGCTCATCGGCGCGCTCTACCAGCACAGCGGCGGCTGGGACCTGCCCCTGGCCCTCATGGCCGGGCTGCTGGTCCCGCAGATCGTGCTCGGCGTACTCGCCGGACGGGACCGGACGATCGAGGACGAATGCGGCATGGGACACTGAGCGGCATGTCGCCCGTACTCGAACCGAACCCCCAGAACGGCCACAAGAAGCTCGGCCTCGTGCTGGGCGCGATGCTCGTCGTGACCGTCATCATCTCCGTGATCGCCACGCTCGCCTCCCCCTGACACCCGCCCCCGGCAGGTGCGGGGTGGGGAAAGCCCCCGTACCCCTAGGGGGTCAGGCTCAGGGTGAACTGGGGTGTGCCCCGGATGGGAGCCGCGGAGCCGGATCAATAGATTCGACACCGCGAGCCAGACCACCAGCACACCCCCGGAGGCGGCCATGTCGGCCCCCACGCACACCCCGTCCGTCACCCGCCGTCGCGCCTCCGCGCCCGGTACGGGCGCCGACGCCCGGCTGCACTGGTGGGCGCTGGCCCTGCCCGCGCTCGCCTTCTGCCTCCTGCTGCTGCTCCTGGCGGGATCCGGCGAGGCACACGCCGCGAGCGGCGAGGGCTCCTCACTGGTCCACGTCACGGCACAGCTGCTGCGTGCGGTCGGCTGACCGGCGCACGCCGGGGCGCACCGGGGGCGCATGAAGACGCCGCAACCCGGCGGCGAACCCCTCAACACCCCGCGCCCCATGGCTCCTTTCATGCGAAGCTGGGATCCATGAGCGCCGACACACCCCGCAGGATCGTCCTCCTCCGGCACGCCAAGGCCGAATGGTCGGACGGCACGGACCACGAACGCCCACTGGCGGAACGCGGCCGCCAGGACGCCCCGGCCGCCGGCCGGAAACTGGCGCAGACCGGCATCGGCTTCGACCTGGCCCTCTGCTCGACCGCCGCCCGCACCCGCGAGACCTGGAAGCTCGCCGTCCAGGAACTCCCGCACCGGCCGAGGACCACGTACGAGGAGCGGCTCTACGACGCCTCGCTGGGCGAGCTCATCGCCCTGCTGAACGAGACCTCCGACGAGGTGGCCGACCTCCTGGTCATCGGCCACAACCCGGGGATGCACGCCCTCGCCGACGCCCTGTCCGGGACGGCCCAGGGGGACACGCTCCAGCGGATGAGCCGCAGCGGCTTCCCGACCTCGGCCCTCGCCGTCGTCTCCTTCACCGGCGGCTGGAAGTCCCTGGAGCACGGCGTCGGCACCCTGCTGGACTTCTGGACCCCGTCGGACCACTGACACCTGCCGCCCCGCCGCGGAGCCGGGCCACCTCCGTGTGGCCGGGCTCCGCGTCCTGGCTCCGCGTCCTGCTCTCAGCGCCCGTACGCCACCTCGGGCAGCGCCGCGTCCCGCGCCCGCCACAGCTCGGGGTAGAACCGACGGTGCACCGACGCCCGCAGATGGGCGACGCCGGTGCTGCCGCCCGACCCCGGGCCACTGCCGATCTGGCGCTCCACGAGGAGCGCGTGGCAGGCCCGCCACTCGGTCCAGGCCTCGTCCAGGTCGACCAGCGCCTCCACCAGCTCGCTCAACTCCGCGAACTGCGCGGGAGCCCCCTCGGCCCAGGGGCCCGCCAGCCGCTCGTACGCCGCCCGCCGGCCCTCCTCGTCCGCCACAGCGAAACCCGCCTTGCCCAGGAGCGCCACGAACGCGTCCCACACCGTGGGCTGCGCGAGGCGCTCGCGCAGCCGCTCCTGCTCCGGCCCGCTCAGCCCCGCGATGACCCGGTCCCCGTACGCGCCGCGCACCCAGTCGGCGCCGCACAGCACGGCGATCTCGACGTACTGCGCCGACTGCGCGCCACTGCTGCTGCCCAGCACCCCCCGGAAGGCGTGGAACTCCCGGGGCGGCATCCCGCGCAGCGGCCGGATCCCCGCGATCAGCACCCGGGTGATCCCGACGCACCGTACGAGCCGTACCCGGGCCGTGCGGGCGTCCCCGTCGAGCATCCGCCCGCGGGCGTCGGCCAGTTCGGCGAGCAGCTGGCCGAACCACAGTTCCTGCACCTGGTGGACGGTGATGAACAGCCGCTCGTCGTGTGCCCCGTCGGCCAGCGGAACCTGGAGCGACAGCAGTTCGGGCAGCCGCAGGTAGTTCGCGTAGGTGACGCCCTCCGGCTCCGCCGCCCGCTCCGGGTGGGCCGCCCGCTCCGACGTCCCCACTGCCTCAGTCATCGCAGTCCTCCGGTGCGCGCAGCCCGTACGCCGCGAACGCCTCGGTGACGCCCGGCAGGTCGAACGCGTCGACCTGGGCGCACAGCCGCAACGTCGAGCGGGAGATGCTCTGGATGCGGTCCGCGCCCGCGCCGCCGCCGTAACTGTCCTCCAGGACCGCCTCGACACGGTCGTCGTCCAGGCCCGCCAGCCGCAGGGATGCGCGGACCGGCTCCAGGTCCCAGTCGAGCGCCGCACGGATCATGGCCGGCAGGGCCCGCGCCGCCGCGATCCGCCGGCCCGGGTCGAGCCGCGCCCACAGTTCCAGGAAGAACGCGGAGAAGAAGCGGTGGTGGCGGCCCTCGTCCTTGGCGTGGTCCCGCATCAGTTCGCGGACGGTGCTCACCACGGTCGGGTCCTGCGGCACCTCGTTCAACACCGCCGTGATCAGCGTCTCGAAGACCACCGCCTGCAACTGGCCGGCCAGCACCGGATCGTCGGGCAGCAGGCGCCGCCCGCTGTCCTGGAGGGCGGTGACGAAGCCGCCGTAGTCGACGTCCGGGACCGGGATGCCGGTGACGGCGGCGACCTGGTCGGCGAGGTCGAGGCTGTACAGGGCGTGGTAGCCCTCGTCGCAGTACACCTTGAAGGCGTCCATCCGCAGCGCCGTGGGGAAGTGCAGCCCGGAGATGCCGTTGGCGACGGGCTCGGCCGCCCCGTTGACCACCCGGGTCTCCAGGTGCGTCGTGGAGTGCAGGAACTGGTAGAGGTGCCGTACGGAGATCTCCCGGATCCGCTCCGGGGCCAGTGCCTTCACCTCCGGATGGGCCAGGTGCGGCACCAGCGCGTCGGGGAAGAAGACCCGCCCCTGCTCGGCCTCGGCGTGGAAGATCCGCCGTACGCCGCCGCGTACGCCGGCGATCTCGTACCAGCGGTCGAGGGGACCGGGCGCGGCGCTCATGAGGGACCTCCGTTCGCGGGGGTGTACGGGACAGGGCCCAGGTGGGCGGCGATCCGCCGGACCGCCTCGGCGACCAGCGGCGCGTCGACGGTGTGGCACAGCCGGAACCAGCCGGGCTGCGGCGACCGGAACGCCCCGCCGGGCAGGATGCTGACCTTCGCGGAGTCCAGCAGCCCCCGCCACAGCCGTTCCTCGGCGTCGAAACCGGTACCGGGCAGCCAGCGGCGCAGGTCCAGCCACACGGAGAACCCCGCCTCGGCAGGCGCGTACGGGAGGCCGTGCGCCTCCAGCAGGGCGACGAGGTGGCCGTACGAGGCGGCGAGCCGCTCCCGGCCGGCCTTGAGGAAGCCGGCCGCCCACTCCTGATCGGCCAGCAGGGCGGCCAGCGTCTCCTGCGTGGCCGTGGAGACGGGTGCGAAGTAGGCCATCGCGCGGGCCGCTGCCAGGACCTGCGGGGCGCGGGTGTGCAGGACACCGGTCTTCAAGCCGGGCAACCCGAAGTCCTTGGCGAAGCCCCATACGACGTGGGTGCGCCCGGCCCAGTGCGGGTTCACGGCCGGGTCGGCGGCGCTGGTGAAGCCCCGGGCGCCGAAGACGGCGTGCGCGTAGATCTCGTCGGAGATCAGGTCCACGTCGTGCGCGCGCACCACCCGCAGCAGCTCGGCGAGCACCTGCGGCGGGTGCACCTCCCCGATGGGGTTGGAGGGGGAGGACAGGGCGACCGCGCGGACCGTCGTACCGGCGGACCGTGCCTCGCGCAGTGCCCTGTCGACGGCCGCGGCGCTCAGCCGGAAGCCGTCGCCGGGGGAGAGCGGCGCGGGCAGGATCCGGGCGCCGGAGCGCCCGCCGAGATCGGTGTCGAAGGCCCCGTAGTAGGGGGCGGGCACCACGATCGCCTCGCCCGGATCGCACAGGACGGAGGCGATCGCGTCCAGTGCCCCGGTCGCCCCGCTGATCACCACCAGGTCCTGGGCGTCCAGCGGCGTACCGAAGGTCCCGGACAGTAGGGCGGCGACCCGCTCGCGCAGTTCGTCGGTGCCGTGCAGCGGGGCGTAGCGGGCCGCGCCCTCCCGCATCGTCGGCAGCCCGGCCAGCCGGGCTTCGAGCAGGTCCCACAGCAGGCGGTTCTCGGCGGTACCCAGGTTGAGGTAGCCGTCCGGGCGCAGGCGGGCGTCGTACGGCTCGGCCTCGGCGCGGAAGTGCGCCTCGGCGATGGCGGGGGTGTCGGCGAGGAGCCGGGCGGCCTGGCGGGAAACCATCAGGCCCTCCCGCTGTCGACACCGGCGGCGGTCAGCAGGCCGGGATTGACGCCGAGGCCCATGGAGGCGTCGATGACGGCGCCGTGCAGGGCGGCGGACTGGTCACCGGCCAGCCACCACACGAACTCCGCTATCTCCTCGGGGCGGATCATGCGCGAGCCGGGCAGTCGTGCGGTGAGCGCGGCGCGCTCCTCGGGCGTCAGCTTGTCCAGGGTGCTGGCGTGGAACATGTGGGTCTCGACCACGCCCGGGCACAGGGCGAAGACGTGGACCGGGGCGTGCACCAGTTCGGCGGCGAGGTGGCGGGTCAGATAGGTCAGCGCGGCCTTGCTCATCCCGTCGGCGGGGTGGAAGCCCGGGAACTGGAAGATCCCGCCGCCCACGCTGGAAATGTTGACGATCTTCCCGAACCCGCGCTCCAGCATGCCCGGGAGCAGCCCGTCGACGAGCCACAGCGGGCCCACCGCGTTGATCTGGAAGAAGGCCGACGCCTTGGTGTGCCGGGGGCCGTCGGTGTGCTGCTCGATGGTCTTGGAGCCGACGGCCGCGTTGTTCACCAGGACGTCGACGGGGCCGGGCAGCCGGTCCAGCAGCCGCTCGTGATCCTCCCAGTCGCCCTGGGCGAAGGGGAACGCCTCCACCTTGGCCCGGCCGGTGAGGGCCAGCTCCTGTACGAGTTCCTCGGCCCGGTCCCGCCCATGACGGTAGGTGAACCAGACCGTCCAGTCTTCTTCGCGGGCGAACCTCTCCACGCAGGACCGGCCGATACCGCCCGACCCCCCTGTGATGAGCACGCTTCGAGTCATTGGCTCCCCTTGAACGACTTGGCCGGTTAGCGCCTTTCTAGCGAAGGCCGCTTGAGAACGGCTCGCTAGAAGGCCCGTCGAGGGCGGCTCAAAGGGGATGTGGGGGGATCGACGCGAGCGGGCCGGAACGTCCGGCCGGGACGCCTGGAGAACAGACCGTCCGGTATGGGCTGGGGCGGGTAATGGCGCCGGTCCGCGCCCGCGCAGGCCGGCCCCCCTCAAGGCGGCCCCTCAAGGCGGCCCTCAAGGCGGCCCTCAAGGCCGGCCGGGGCCGTCGGCGCGGGCCGGGCCGTCAGGCCAGATCGGCGGCTTCCACCTCTTCGCGCGTGATGCCGAGCAGGTACAGCACCGCGTCCAGGAACGGCACGTTCACCGCCGTGTGCGCGGCCTCGCGGACCACCGGCTTGGCGTTGAAGGCCACGCCCAGCCCGGCCGCGTTCAGCATGTCCAGGTCGTTGGCGCCGTCACCGATCGCCACGGTCTGGGCCAGCGGCACACCCGCCTCCGCCGCGAAGCGGCGCAGCAGCCGGGCCTTGCCCGCCCGGTCCACGATCTCGCCCGTGACCCGGCCGGTCAGCTTCCCGTCGACGATCTCCAGCGTGTTCGCCGAGGCGAAGTCCAGGCCGAGCCGCTCCCGGAGGTCGTCCGTGACCTGCGTGAACCCGCCCGAGACCACCCCGACCTGGTAGCCGAGCATCTTGAGCGTCCGGATCAAGGTCCGGGCGCCGGGGGTGAGCCGCACCTCGGAACGCACCTTGTCCACGACGGAGGCGTCCAGCCCCGCGAGCAGCGCGACCCGGGCGTGCAGCGACTGCTCGAAGTCGAGCTCCCCGCGCATCGCCCGCTCGGTGACCTCCGCGACCTCGGCCTCACAGCCGGCGTGCGCCGCGAACAGCTCGATGACCTCGTCCTGGATCAGCGTCGAGTCCACGTCCATCACGACCAGGCGCTGCGCCCGGCGGTGCAGTCCCGCCGACACCACGGCCACGTCGACGCCGATCTGCGCGGCGGCGGTCGCCAGCGCGGTCCGCAGCGGCTCCGTCTCCGCGCCGGAGACGGCGAATTCCACGGCCGTCACCGGATACTTCGCCAGGCGGAAGATGCGGTCGATGTTGCCGCCCGTCCCGGTGATCCTGGCCGCTATGGCCGCCGTCGACTCGGCGGTCAGGGGGTGCCCGAGCACGGTCACGTGCGAGCGGCCGCTGCCGCGCGGCCGGTTGTCGCCGGTTCCGGAAAGGATCTCGGCCTGCATCTTGAGCGACTCGGCCCAGCTGTGGACGGTGGCCCGCAGCTCGCCCTCGGTGCCGCCCACGGGCATGGTGACGAGGGCGCACAGGACGATGCGGCCGCGGGTGACGACCTGCTCGATGTCGACCACGTCGACGGAGTAGGCGGCGAGGGTGTCGAACAGCCCGGCGGTGATCCCGGGACGGTCCTTGCCGAAGATCTTGACGAGGAGGGTGGGGACGTCGGAGGTCTGCGAAGCGCTCATGGTCCTCTCACCGTATCTTGACCACTCCCGGACCAGGACCCCCGTCCCACCCAGCGGTCACAACCTTCCCCCGGTGTTTGCCCGCACGCCATCCGGACGTGGCGGCGGAGTGACGCCGGGGGAGTGCTCCCCCCGTGCCCTCCCGGTGGCTTTCGACCGGGTCTGCGCCGCTACGCGGACCCCCGGCGAGGCCCCGATTCCACATGTGGGCCCGGGCCTGAAATAGTTCCCCCGGATGTTCGCCATCCCTAGACTCCCTGACGTCGGACTCCCTGACGCCAGGGGGATTCTCGGGGGACTTAAGTGGGGCTGGAGTGCCGGAACTCGTACTGGAATTGAATGGCAGGACCTGGACGCTCGATCCGTCCAGGTCGTACTCGCTGGGGCGCGACCCCCAGGGAGACGTGGTGATCGACGACGCCCGGGTGTCGTGGCGGCACGCCACCATCACCTGGAACGGCCGTGGTTGGGGTCTCGAGGACCACGGCAGCACCAACGGCACCTATGTGCACGGGAGTCGGGTCCAGCAGACCGAACTCGTGCCCGGTACGCCGGTCCACCTCGGCAACGCGACCGACGGGCCGAGGCTGAACCTGAGCGCCGCCGTCGCGGCGGCTGCGCCCGCCTACCAGGGGCAGGCCCCCGCGTACGAGGCCCCGCCCCAGCAGCAGGCCCCCGCGTACGAGGCCCCGCCCCAGCAGCAGGCCTGGCAGCAGCAGGCACCGCCCCAACAGCACCAGCACCCCCAGCACCAGGCCCAGCCGCACTTCCCGCAGCAGCAGGGCGGCGGCGCCCAGCCCGCGCAGGGAGCGACACCCGGCTACAGCGACCGCAGCCCGACGACGTTCCACCAGATCGCCGTCGGCCGCGTCATGCGCATCGGCCGTGCCCTGGAGAACGAGCTCGTCGTCTCCGACCTGCAGGTCTCGCGCCACCACGCGGAGTTCCGCTCCACCGGCGGCCGCTTCGAGATCCACGACCTGGGCAGCCACAACGGCACCTACGTCAACGGCCAGCCGCTGCCCAAGTCCGGAACCGCGCTCCTCGGCCCCAACGACATCGTCGGCGTCGGCCACTCCACGTTCCGGATCGTCGGGGACCGGCTGGAGGAGTTCGTCGACACCGGCGACGTCTCCTTCTCGGCCCGCCACCTCACCGTCACCGTCGACGGCGGCAAGCAGATCCTCAAGGACGTCACCTTCGGCGTCCCGGAGAAGTCGCTCATCGGCGTCATCGGCCCCTCCGGCTCCGGAAAGTCGACCCTGCTCAAGGCGCTGACCGGCTACCGGCCCGCCAACCAGGGCGACGTCCTCTACGACAACCGCAACCTGTACAAGCAGTTCGCGGAGCTCCGCCAGCGCATCGGCCTGGTCCCGCAGGACGACATCCTGCACAAGGAACTCAAGGTCAGCACCGCCCTCAAGTACGCGGCCAAGCTCCGCTTCCCCGGCGACACCGCCGAGTCCGAGCGCGCCGCCCGCATCGACGAGGTGCTGCGCGAGCTCAAGCTCGACATCCACAAGGACAAGAAGATCACCTCGCTCTCGGGCGGTCAGCGCAAGCGCGTGTCCGTCGCCCTGGAGCTGCTCACCAAGCCCTCCCTGATCTTCCTCGACGAGCCCACCTCCGGCCTCGACCCGGGCATGGACCGCGACGTCATGCAGCTGCTGCGCGGCCTCGCCGACGACGGCCGCACGGTCCTCGTCGTCACCCACTCCGTCGCGGAGCTGTCCATCTGCGACAAGCTGCTGGTCATGGCCCCGGGCGGGTCGGTCGCCTACTTCGGCCCGCCGGCCGAGGCGCTGAACTTCTTCGGCTACTCCACGTGGGCCGACGTGTTCTCCGCCTTCGAGAACTTCCGCGACTACGACTGGGCCGGCCGCTGGAAGGGCTCGCAGCACTACCAGCTGTACGCCGCCGACATCGACGCGGTGGCCCCGCAGTCCGTCGCGCTGCCGCCCGCGCAGCAGATGCGCCCGCCCAAGCCGCAGGGCTGGGGCTCGCAGCTGTGGACGCTGATCCGCCGCTACCTCGCGGTGATCGCGTCCGACAAGGGCTTCATCGGGCTGATGCTGATCCTGCCGGCGGTGCTGGGCGTGGTCTCCACGGTCATCCCCGCCACCTTCGGCCTCGCGCCGCCCAAGGCGCCGTCGCGCTTCAACGGCGACGCGGGCACGATCATGCTGATCCTCTGCGTCGGCATGTGCTTCTCCGGCGCCGCGAACTCGGTCCGCGAGCTGATCAAGGAACGCGTCATCTACGAGCGTGAACGCGCGACCGGCCTGTCCCGGTCCGCGTACCTCATGTCGAAGGTGATCGTCCTCGGTGTCATCACGGCCGTCCAGGGCGTGATCATCTGCGTGATCGGCTTCACCCCGCGCGACCTGCCCACCGAGGGCCTGCTCATGCCGCCGGCCGTCGAGCTGTGCCTGTCCGTCACCGCACTCGGCTTCACCTCGATGATGTTCGGCCTCGTGATCTCCTCGCTGGTGAAGACCGCCGAGAAGACCATGCCGCTGCTGGTGATGTTCGCGATCGTCCAGGTCGTCTTCACCGGCATCCTGTTCAAGGTCTACGACTCCATCGGCCTGGAGCAGGTCGCCTGGCTGATGCCGTCCCGCTGGGCCATCGCCGCCGCGGGCACGACGCTGAACCTCGGCCAGCTCATGCCGCCGTGGGACCACGACAACCCGTCGAACACCGACCCGCTGTGGGACCACTCGATCGGCCAGTGGAGCCTGGACATCACCATCCTGCTGCTGATCGGCGTCGCCTGCGGCTTCGTGGTACAGCGCCTGCTGCGCCGCCACGAGCCCGAGGTCATGCGCGCCGGCAACTAGGCCCGGGCCCGGACAGGACGCATCCTCTCGGCAAGCGCGCGAAACGCCTCAGGGCGGCACCCGGAACACCGGGGGCCGCCCTGAGGCGCATGGGGGTTGCTCCGCCGCCAGGCCTCAGTAGGCGCTGTTGACGTTGTCCATCGAGCCGTAGCGGTCGGCCGCGTAGTTGCAGGCGGCGACGATGTTCGCGACGGGGTCGTACAGGTCGAACTTCGTGCCCTTGACGTGGTAGGCGGCGAAGGTCGGCTGGATGACCTGGAGGAGACCCTTGGACGGGATGCCGTTCTGGGCGTTGATGTCCCAGTTGTTGATCGCCCGGGGGTTGCCGCTGGACTCACGCATGATGTTGCGGTGGATGCCGGCGTAGGTGCCCGGGATGCCCTCGCGCTTCATGATGGACAGGGCTTCCTTGATCCAGCCGTCCAGGTTGTTCGCGAAGACCGGGGCGCGGACCGCGGAACGGCTGGCGGCGGCCTTCTGCTCGCGCGCCTTCTTCGCATCGGCCTCGGCCTTCGCCTTGGCCTTCGCGTCGGCCGCGGCCTTGGTCTTGGCTATGGCGAGCTGCGTGCCGAGGTGCGCCTGCACGGTCTTCGTCTGGGCGCCGTCCACGACCTTCGTCCACGCCACGGGGGCGAGGGCGACCGTCGTCCCGCTCGTCTCGGCGGCGTTGGCCGGAACGAGGGAGAAGGCGAGCGCGGCGGCACCGAGGGTGGCGATGCCGGCGAAGGAGAGCTTCTGGGCCTTGGTCGGACGAAGACTGTGGCCGGGGGTGCTGGTCTCGGACATGCGTGAGCAACCTCTTCGAATAGCGGGGGCCGCAGGAAAGCGCCGCGGGATCCGGAGATCGCGGCGCTGTGCGACGTCGACATTCTTAGCGGTGGCAAAAAGGCATGGCAAAGGTGTGACGTACGATCCCGCTTAGTGGATCAGGATCGTCCGCTGAGGCTTGATTGCAGGCATCGCGGCAAGGCGCAGCAGTGCTGACGGTGCCTTTACTTACGTACTACGCAGCTTCGTAAGTGACCTGCGTCCTATGCCGGGGCTCACATCGGGCAGGTAACGGTTTCACCGTAAGTTGCCGGTGCAATGCAATCCGTGAACGGTGTCATCCTCAGGTCGCAGGCGAAGGTCCCGAGCCTCGTCCCGCAGACCGAGCCGGCCGCCGCCCCGCCGCCCCTGCGGCCGACCCGGACGCCCGTACCCCCGTACCGGCCCCGTATGCGGGACCTGCCCGTGCGCGAACGCCGCGACCGTCCCCGCGTCCCCTCCCGCCCGGGTCCCCAGCCCTACGCCCGCAGACCGATCCCGCAGGTCAGGGCCGCCGGTACGGTGAGCCCATGCACCGCAACGGACCCTGCACCGGACTGGCCGCCGTCAGTACCGCGCTGCTGGCCATGAGCCGCCGCCTGGAGGTCCACGACGTCCTGCGGACGATCGTCGTCTCCGCGCGGGAGCTCCTGGACGCCGAGTACGCGGCCCTGGGCGTCCCCGACGACCACGGCGGCTTCGCCCAGTTCGTCGTGGACGGCGTCAGCGAGGAGCAGTGGAGGAGCATCGGCCCCCTGCCCCGCCAGCACGGCATCCTCGCCGCGATGCTCCACGACGAGGGCCCCCAGCGGCTCACCGACGTACGCGAGGACCCCCGCTTCGGCGGCTGGCCCGCCGCGCACCCCGACATGGCCGACTTCCTCGGCATGCCCATCCGGGACGGCGAGGAGACCCTCGGCGCCCTCTTCCTCGCGAACAAGCGCGACACCGGCGGCCGGCCCGGCACCCGGGGCTTCTGCGACGAGGACGAGGAACTCCTCTCCCTCCTCGCCCAGCACGCCGCGATCGCCCTCACCAACGCCCGCCTCTACGAACGCAGCCGCGAGCTCACCATCGCCGAGGAGCGCTCCCGCCTCGCCCACGAGCTGCACGACGCCGTCAGCCAGAAGCTGTTCTCCCTGCGCCTGACCGCCCAGGCCGCCGCCGCCCTCGTGGACCGCGACCCGGCCCGGGCCAAGGACGAACTCCAGCAGGTCGCCGCCCTGGCCGCCGGGGCCGCCGACGAACTGCGCGCCGCCGTGACCGAGCTGCGCCCCGCGGCCCTGGACGAGGACGGACTCGTCGCGACCCTGCGCGACCACGTCCGCGTCCTGGACCGCGCCCACACCGCGCACGTCACCTTCGTCTGCGACGGCGTACGGGCCCTCCCCGCGACCCAGGAGGAAGCCCTCCTGCGCGTCGCCCAGGAGGCCCTCCACAACGCCCTGCGCCACTCCGGCGGCGACCGGGTCGAGGTCACCCTCGTCCGCCGGGCCGCGGGAGCCGCCTTGACCGTCACGG
This Streptomyces sp. NBC_00539 DNA region includes the following protein-coding sequences:
- a CDS encoding SGM_5486 family transporter-associated protein gives rise to the protein MSPVLEPNPQNGHKKLGLVLGAMLVVTVIISVIATLASP
- a CDS encoding SixA phosphatase family protein, giving the protein MSADTPRRIVLLRHAKAEWSDGTDHERPLAERGRQDAPAAGRKLAQTGIGFDLALCSTAARTRETWKLAVQELPHRPRTTYEERLYDASLGELIALLNETSDEVADLLVIGHNPGMHALADALSGTAQGDTLQRMSRSGFPTSALAVVSFTGGWKSLEHGVGTLLDFWTPSDH
- a CDS encoding tryptophan 2,3-dioxygenase family protein, producing the protein MTEAVGTSERAAHPERAAEPEGVTYANYLRLPELLSLQVPLADGAHDERLFITVHQVQELWFGQLLAELADARGRMLDGDARTARVRLVRCVGITRVLIAGIRPLRGMPPREFHAFRGVLGSSSGAQSAQYVEIAVLCGADWVRGAYGDRVIAGLSGPEQERLRERLAQPTVWDAFVALLGKAGFAVADEEGRRAAYERLAGPWAEGAPAQFAELSELVEALVDLDEAWTEWRACHALLVERQIGSGPGSGGSTGVAHLRASVHRRFYPELWRARDAALPEVAYGR
- a CDS encoding diiron oxygenase, which encodes MSAAPGPLDRWYEIAGVRGGVRRIFHAEAEQGRVFFPDALVPHLAHPEVKALAPERIREISVRHLYQFLHSTTHLETRVVNGAAEPVANGISGLHFPTALRMDAFKVYCDEGYHALYSLDLADQVAAVTGIPVPDVDYGGFVTALQDSGRRLLPDDPVLAGQLQAVVFETLITAVLNEVPQDPTVVSTVRELMRDHAKDEGRHHRFFSAFFLELWARLDPGRRIAAARALPAMIRAALDWDLEPVRASLRLAGLDDDRVEAVLEDSYGGGAGADRIQSISRSTLRLCAQVDAFDLPGVTEAFAAYGLRAPEDCDD
- a CDS encoding aminotransferase class I/II-fold pyridoxal phosphate-dependent enzyme; this translates as MVSRQAARLLADTPAIAEAHFRAEAEPYDARLRPDGYLNLGTAENRLLWDLLEARLAGLPTMREGAARYAPLHGTDELRERVAALLSGTFGTPLDAQDLVVISGATGALDAIASVLCDPGEAIVVPAPYYGAFDTDLGGRSGARILPAPLSPGDGFRLSAAAVDRALREARSAGTTVRAVALSSPSNPIGEVHPPQVLAELLRVVRAHDVDLISDEIYAHAVFGARGFTSAADPAVNPHWAGRTHVVWGFAKDFGLPGLKTGVLHTRAPQVLAAARAMAYFAPVSTATQETLAALLADQEWAAGFLKAGRERLAASYGHLVALLEAHGLPYAPAEAGFSVWLDLRRWLPGTGFDAEERLWRGLLDSAKVSILPGGAFRSPQPGWFRLCHTVDAPLVAEAVRRIAAHLGPVPYTPANGGPS
- a CDS encoding SDR family NAD(P)-dependent oxidoreductase, with amino-acid sequence MLITGGSGGIGRSCVERFAREEDWTVWFTYRHGRDRAEELVQELALTGRAKVEAFPFAQGDWEDHERLLDRLPGPVDVLVNNAAVGSKTIEQHTDGPRHTKASAFFQINAVGPLWLVDGLLPGMLERGFGKIVNISSVGGGIFQFPGFHPADGMSKAALTYLTRHLAAELVHAPVHVFALCPGVVETHMFHASTLDKLTPEERAALTARLPGSRMIRPEEIAEFVWWLAGDQSAALHGAVIDASMGLGVNPGLLTAAGVDSGRA
- the serB gene encoding phosphoserine phosphatase SerB: MSASQTSDVPTLLVKIFGKDRPGITAGLFDTLAAYSVDVVDIEQVVTRGRIVLCALVTMPVGGTEGELRATVHSWAESLKMQAEILSGTGDNRPRGSGRSHVTVLGHPLTAESTAAIAARITGTGGNIDRIFRLAKYPVTAVEFAVSGAETEPLRTALATAAAQIGVDVAVVSAGLHRRAQRLVVMDVDSTLIQDEVIELFAAHAGCEAEVAEVTERAMRGELDFEQSLHARVALLAGLDASVVDKVRSEVRLTPGARTLIRTLKMLGYQVGVVSGGFTQVTDDLRERLGLDFASANTLEIVDGKLTGRVTGEIVDRAGKARLLRRFAAEAGVPLAQTVAIGDGANDLDMLNAAGLGVAFNAKPVVREAAHTAVNVPFLDAVLYLLGITREEVEAADLA
- a CDS encoding ABC transporter ATP-binding protein/permease gives rise to the protein MPELVLELNGRTWTLDPSRSYSLGRDPQGDVVIDDARVSWRHATITWNGRGWGLEDHGSTNGTYVHGSRVQQTELVPGTPVHLGNATDGPRLNLSAAVAAAAPAYQGQAPAYEAPPQQQAPAYEAPPQQQAWQQQAPPQQHQHPQHQAQPHFPQQQGGGAQPAQGATPGYSDRSPTTFHQIAVGRVMRIGRALENELVVSDLQVSRHHAEFRSTGGRFEIHDLGSHNGTYVNGQPLPKSGTALLGPNDIVGVGHSTFRIVGDRLEEFVDTGDVSFSARHLTVTVDGGKQILKDVTFGVPEKSLIGVIGPSGSGKSTLLKALTGYRPANQGDVLYDNRNLYKQFAELRQRIGLVPQDDILHKELKVSTALKYAAKLRFPGDTAESERAARIDEVLRELKLDIHKDKKITSLSGGQRKRVSVALELLTKPSLIFLDEPTSGLDPGMDRDVMQLLRGLADDGRTVLVVTHSVAELSICDKLLVMAPGGSVAYFGPPAEALNFFGYSTWADVFSAFENFRDYDWAGRWKGSQHYQLYAADIDAVAPQSVALPPAQQMRPPKPQGWGSQLWTLIRRYLAVIASDKGFIGLMLILPAVLGVVSTVIPATFGLAPPKAPSRFNGDAGTIMLILCVGMCFSGAANSVRELIKERVIYERERATGLSRSAYLMSKVIVLGVITAVQGVIICVIGFTPRDLPTEGLLMPPAVELCLSVTALGFTSMMFGLVISSLVKTAEKTMPLLVMFAIVQVVFTGILFKVYDSIGLEQVAWLMPSRWAIAAAGTTLNLGQLMPPWDHDNPSNTDPLWDHSIGQWSLDITILLLIGVACGFVVQRLLRRHEPEVMRAGN
- a CDS encoding transglycosylase SLT domain-containing protein is translated as MSETSTPGHSLRPTKAQKLSFAGIATLGAAALAFSLVPANAAETSGTTVALAPVAWTKVVDGAQTKTVQAHLGTQLAIAKTKAAADAKAKAKAEADAKKAREQKAAASRSAVRAPVFANNLDGWIKEALSIMKREGIPGTYAGIHRNIMRESSGNPRAINNWDINAQNGIPSKGLLQVIQPTFAAYHVKGTKFDLYDPVANIVAACNYAADRYGSMDNVNSAY